From the genome of Streptomyces sp. V2I9:
CTCCAAGCTCACCTCCTACTTCACCTCCGCCCGCCCCGTGATCGCGTCCGTCGCCGACGAGGGCGGCACCGCCGACGAGGTCCGCCGCTCGGGGGCCGGGGTCCTCGTCGCCCCCGAGGACCCGGCCGCCCTGCTGGAAGCCGTACGGAAGCTGTCCGAGGACCCGGCGGCCGCCGACGCCCTCGGGGCCGAGGGCCCCCGCTACGTCGCCCGCCACCTGAGCCGGGAAGCGGGCCTCGCCCGCTTCGACGCCCTGCTCGCCGAGGTCCTGCCGGACACCCGAGGAAGCCGCCGCCGATGACACCGCAGCACCGCACCCCCGACGAGCAGGACGAACCGGCGCTCCTGCGCGATCAGTTCCGCCAACTCCTGCGCTACCGCTCACTGCTGGCCACCGGCGTCGTCATCGGCCTGCTCGGCGGCGGCTACCTCGCCCTCGGCGGCGAGGACACCTACACGGCCACCGGCGAGGTGCTCGTACGCTCCGCGATCTCCGACCCCTTCGCCGCCGGAGCCACCGCCGACAAGGGCATCAACATCGGCTCCGAACGCCAGACCGCCGTCAGCGACACCGTCGGCACCCTCGCCGCCGGAACCCTCCTCAAGGCGGGCGACGACGTGACCGCCCAGAAGCTCCTCTCCGGCCTCCAGGTCACCAATCCGCCCAACACCCTCACCCTCCGCTTCTCCTACACCGCCACCGACCCCGAGCGGGCCCGCGCCCGCGCCGAAGCCCTCGCGGGCGCCTACCTGACCCACCGCAGGGCGCGGACCGAGGAGAGCATCCAGAACATGTCCGACGGCTACCGGGCCCAGCTCCGCCCGCTGGAGGAGAAACGCGACCTGCTGGAGGAGCAGACCGGCGGCACGGCCGACGACGTCACCAGCGCCCGCGCCAACATCATCGTCTCCATCTCCGAGCTGAGCCGGAAGATCTCCGAGCTCAAGGCCCTGGACACCACGCCCGGTTACCTCAACAAGAAGCCCGTCGCCCCCACCTCGCCCACCGGGCCGGGGCTGCCCCTGCTCCTTGGGCTCGGCGGCGTCGTCGGTCTCGCCCTGGGACTCCTGCTCTCCTGGGTGCGCCTCGTCTTCGACCCCGCCGTACGCTCCACCCGCGAGCTCGTCCACTCCCTCGGCGCGCCCCTGCTCGGCACCCTGCCCCGCGAACGCACCGCCTCCGGCGGCCTGCTCGCCATCGGCCGCGGCAGCTCCCGGCTGGCCGAGGAATACCGTGCGGTCGCCTTCCGGCTCGCCTACGACCCGGCGTTCGCCGAGAGCCGCCGGCTCCTGGTCACCGCGCCGCGCGGCGACAACGCGGCGGCCGCCGCCGCTGCCGCCAACCTGGCCGCCGCCTTCGCCGAGATGGGCCGCGACGTCCTGCTCGTCGAGGCGGACCTGCGCACCCCCGCCCTCGTCCGCGACCTGGGCAGGGCCGCCCACGAAGTGCGCCCGCCGCGCTGGGCCGCCGAGGAGGGCGACCGCACCTGGCCCAGCGGCGGCCGCACCAACGTGGACGTGCCCGGCTCCGGTGCCTTCGCCCTGATCCCCGGCACCACCGCCGACAACGTTCCGCGCACCCTGACCTCCCCGTCGGTCGGCCGCATCGTCGCCGAGGCCGACCGGCCCGGCAACGTCGTCATCGTCCTCGCCCCGCCGGTCCTCTCCTACGCCGACGCGGTCGCCCTGGTCGACCGGGTGGAAGGCGTCATGATCGTCTGCGACCCGCGCGAGGTGCACCGCAGCGACCTCGAACGCATCCGCGAGATCATCGGCGCCTCCGGCGGTTCCGTCCTCGGCGCGCTGCTCCACCCGGGCCGGGGACGCCTGCGCCGGGCCGAGCGCCGCGCCGCCTCCACCCGGCGCCGCCGCTCCCGCGGCGGGGACGACGACGGCGGAGCACCGTCCGCCGGGGCCGGCGGGCCCGAGCTGACCGGCGATCCCACCGAGACCCTCGGCCTGCGCGCCTTCACCCAGCCGGCCGCGCCCCGGTGAGAGCCCGCACCGCCGTCCTCTGCTCGGTCGCCGACCAGGGCGTGGCGGCACTCACCAACATCCTGGTGCTGGTGGCCGCCGCCCGTCTGACCACCGTCTCCGACTTCGCCCGGTTCTCCGCGGTCTACCTGGTCTTCACGGTGCTCCTCGGCGTCTCGGGCGCGTACACCGGGCAGCCGCTGGTCCTCCTGCGCGGCGCGGGGGAGGAGACCCGGAGCGCGTGCCGCTCCGCCGTCGCCTTCACCGTCCTCGCCTCGGCCGCCCTCGGCGCACCCCTCGCGGCTCTCTGCGCGCTCCTCCCCGGTGACACGGCCCGCGCCCTGGCGATGCTCGGCCTCGTCCTGCCCGTGGTGCTGGGGCAGGACGCCGTACGGTACGCCTTCTCCGCGCTCCGCCAGCCCCATCTCGCCCTGGCTTCCGACCTGGTGCGGCTCGCCGGCGTGATCGCGGCGCTCTCCGCGCAGACGTACGGGGCGGCACCGGCGCGCCTGATCGCCGTCTGGGGCCTCTCCGCCCTGCCCGCCCTCCTGCTGTCCGCCGCCCTCCTCCACCGGGCCACCCCGGGGGCCCCCGTACGGCTGCGCCCGATGCTGCGGCGCGGCTACCTCGGGCAGCGCTTCACCGTCGAGTTCGGCGTGGGCAACGCGACCGGCCAGCTCTCCGTCCTCGGCCTCGGCGCGGTCGGCACCCCGTTGCTGGTCGGCGCGCTGCGCGGGGCCACCACCCTGTTCGGCCCGCTCAACGTGCTCTACACCTCGGCCACCTCCTTCGGCCCCCCGCTGCTCGGCCGCATAGCGGGCGAACGCCGCCGGGTCCGGGCCACCGCCGCCCTCGCCGCCGTCCTCGCGGCGACCGCCGCGCTCTGGGCCACCGCGCTCGCCCTGCTGCCCGACACCGCGGGCCGTCAACTCCTCGGTGACACCTGGCCCACGGCCGCCGCCCTGCTCCCGGCCACCGGCAGCCAGTACGCCGCGATGGCGGTGGGCACCTGCGGCCTGCTCGCCCTGCGGATGCTCGACCCGCGCACCACACTCGCCATCCAGGTCGTCTTCTCGCTCGCCGCCGTGGCGTTCCTCGCGGGCGGCTACGTCGTCGGCGGCATTCCGGGCGCGGCCTGGGGGCTGTTCCTGGGCTCGCTCTGCAAGGCGGCGGCCACCTGGATCAGGGTGGCCCGGCTCCGCCGCCGGGGGCCGCACACGGCCGGCGCCGTCAGCGCCGGCGCCGCGCCCTCTGCTCCCTGAACGTGCTCAGCAGCAGCAGGCACAGCGCCGCGATCGCCAGCTTCCCCGCCGCCTGGAGCAGCGGGCCGCGCAGCAGGATGAAGGTGTACCCGGCGATCAGCGGCGCGGCGATGGCCAGCACGCTGCCCGGACCCGGCCCCGCGCGGGTGACGGCGCGTGCGTACCGGCGGTCGGTCCGGGCCGCCGCGTAACCGATCAGCGCCATACCGCCGACCATTCCGGCCGCGCCGGCGTCGACCCAGAACTCGGTCCACAGCGGGGCCGAGAGATTGGTCATCCGCAGCCCCATCCACTGGCCCACCCGGACCCCGGTGTCCTCCGGCTTGCCGCTCCACAGGGCGCGCGGCACGAAGAACAGGGCGGAGCCCGACAGTTGGCGCCCGTAGGTATGGCCTCGGGTGTCGACCCACGAGATGGTGTTGGCGAACATCACCATCTGGTCGTAGTCCTTGGTCACCAGGGGCTCGAAGACCGAGGCCGACTGCGCGGGCCGCTGCCCCGCGTCGTCGTACCGGAACTTGTCCGCGTACGGGAACACCACCAGCGCCCCCACCACCCCCGTCGCCAGCACCGTGCGGTAGACCGCCGCGCTGCTCGGGAGCGCGGTGAAAACGAACGCCAGCAAGACCGTCAGGAACCAGTAACGGGCGTTGGAGATCGGGTTGTTCACCACCAGGTTCAGAGCCGCCAGGGCCACCCACACCAGTACCGTGGACGGCGCGCGCCGGGCCCGGCGGGAGGTGGCCAGGCGGCGGGTGTAGAAGAGCAGCGCCAGCAGCGCCGGAACCTGGCCGAAGCCCTTGAGGAACGCCGAGCCGACGTTGGACCCCTCCGCGGCGACCCCGGTCGCCGCGACGGTCTCGTTGATCTCCTGCCGGCTGGAGAAGAAGACCGCGGGGCCGCCGACCTTCAGGACGTAGAACGCGCTCGCGGTGAACGCCAGCAGCACCAGCAGCCGCAGCCGCACGGGATGGGCCACGGCCGGCCCCCAGCTCCGGGCCGAGGGCCTGCGGCGGCGCAGCGGGCGCCGGGAGGCCAGGAGCGCGCCCAGATCGTAGGCGGTGCACCCCACCAGCACCATCGAGATGGCCGTGATCAGGTCCTGGCGCGGTCCGACCATCGGCGTCGGCGTCTGCCCGATCACCACCTGGGCGAACGGGGCCACGCCCATGGCGATGTACACGAACATCCAGAAGACGCCCTGGAGCAGCCGCCGCCGGGTCGAGAGGATCATCGTCGCGAGCCGGGCCCCCGCATAGCAGGTCAGCACCAGCTGGAGCCAGTACGCGGTGTCCCGCACCCCGGTGCCGGGCTGAGCGGCGATCACGGCGGGCAGGAAGCAGACCAGCCCCAGGATGAGCGGCACCGCCACCGCCCGCGACAGCATCGCCCAGGCGATCGGCCGCTCGGTCGTCCCGTCGGCCTGGCCGGCCGTCCTCGCGGGGACCTTCCCGTGCGACGGCGCGGACGCCGACGTGTGCACCGACGTCATGCGCCCCCCAGGGATCAGTGAACCGCTGAACACTCTAACGAATCACCCCACTTGAGGAGAGCCGATGACTACCCTGTGCATACATGGCCGCAGTTGAGGGGAACTCTGGTGAAGATTCTGCACATCGTCACGCTCCACACCCCGGACCACGCCTTCGGCGGCCCGACGCGGGTGGCGTTCAATCTCACCAAGGTCCAGCGGGCGAACGGCGATGACGCCCGTGTCATGGCGCTCGCGGACGACTTCCCGGACGGCGAACTGCCCGGCCAGGTCGAGGGAGTTCCGGTCCATCTCTTCCAGGCCCGGCACGTGCTCCCGATGTTCGAGGTCAGCGGGATCACCTCCGCCTCCCTCCTGCGCACGGCGTACCGCATGATGCGCGGCGCGGACCTCGTCCACGTCCACCTGATGCGCGACCTGGTGACGCTCCCCGCGGCGCTCCTCGCCCTCGCGTCCCGAACGCCCCTGGTCGTCCAGACCCACGGCATGATCGATCCCACCGAGAAGAGGGCCGCCCAGCTCACCGACGTGCTCGGGGTCCGCAAGGTGCTGCGCGAGGCGGACGCCGTCCTGCACCTCACCGAGATGGAGCGGGTCGACGTGAACGCCGTCGCCGCCCCCGTCCCGCTCACCCGCACCGTACGGCTGGTCAACGGCGTCCGTCCGCAGGAGCGCAAGCCTGCCCGCGACCCGGGCAGGCCGCCCACCGTGCTCTACCTCGCCCGCGTCCAGGAGCGCAAGCGGCCCGAGGACTTCATCGCCGCGATGCCGCACGTCCTCGCCCGCCACCCCGAGGCCCGCTTCGTCCTGGCCGGACCGGACACCGGAGCGCTGGACGGCACCCTCGCACTCGCGCGGAAGCTCGGCGTCACCGGCTCCCTGGACCACGTGGGGCCGCTGGAGCACGAGGAGGTCCTCGCCGCCGGACGCGAGGCCGACGTGTATGTGCTGCCCGCGATCGAGGAGCCCTTCCCGGTCTCGGTGCTGGAGGCGATGTCGGTCGGCACCCCGGTCGTCATCACCCGCACCTGCGGGCAGGCCCCGGACGTCGCGGGGGCGGGGGCGGGCCGGGTCATCGACAGCCGGGTCGGGGAGGACGCGGCCAACGCCCGGAAGGTCGCCGACGCGATCCTGGAACTGCTGGAGCCGGAGGCCGCCGAGCAGGCGGGCAAGGCCGCCTGGGAGCTGGTGAACGAGCAGTTCACCATCGAGGCCGTCACCGCCACCCTCCGGCAGACCTACGAGGGCGTGGTCCGCCGGAGGCGGGGGTGACCGGCGGTACGGTCAACGCATGGGCTTCTCACGTGACTTGAGGGAGATCTGCCAGCGGTAGAAGCTCATCGCCAGTGCGAAGTCCAGACCCGCCCGGCCATCCAGGAAGCCCCGCTTGTAGAGGTACATGTAGGCGAAGGACACCACCGGCTTGAACGGGGCCTTGTGGAACAACTGCCCCTGACGGGACTTGACCTGACGCACCTGCTCCTTGACCCGGGGGTGGTGCTCCAGCCACGCCTCCCAGTCCGAGTAGCGGTTGTGGCGCTCGAACCAGGCGGTCACCGGGTCGAGGTCCTGGTGCTCGATGGGGTGGCTGAACGTGCCCACGCTCGGCGCGACCGGCTGGTAGTGGCCCTCCACCTCACCGATGCCCGGCGCGTCCAGGTCCCCGACCTCCGGGTAGTGGCAGCGGGTCCGGTCGGTCAACGACCGCTTGCGGATGGTGTATCCGTGCCGCAGCCGCTTCCCGGAGAACCAGTAGCCGAGCGGTATGTCGTACGCGGCCGGCTTCGGGGCCGCCGGATCGCGGAAGGTCTGCCGCAGTTCGGCCAGCAGGCCGGGGCTGAGCCGCTCGTCGCCGTCCAGGAGCAGGATCCAGTCCAGATCGGTGCGGACGTTCTCCAGGCACCACTGCTTCTTGCGCGGATGGCCCCCGTCCCAGGTGTACGTGACCACCTCGGCCCCGCATTCCTCCGCGATCTTGACCGTGTCGTCGGTGCTGTGGGAGTCCACCACCACGACCGCCTCGAAGTGGCCGAGCACGGATCTCACCGCCTCCGCGATGTTCAGCCCCTCGTTCTTCGTGGGGATCGCCACGGCTATCGGGAGCTTCGGCGTACCTGAGGTCATCCCCGGTCTCCTTCGGGCAGCCAGGCGTAGCAGCCTGTGGAGGTGAACGTACGGGCGGACTTCGGGATCGTGATCTTCCGGGACTTCCCGGTGGCGGAGGTGTCCGCCGCCAGTTCCTCGCCGCCCGCCCCGGCGATCCGCCAGGAGCAGTCGGCGGTGGGGGAGACGGAGCGGTAGACGCCCGGCCGGAGACTCTTCCCGGTGTGCGTGCCGTCCGGGTAGGCGTACGCCGCCTCGTCCACCAGGTCCTGGTGCTGGGGGCAGAGCCCGGCGACCGCGCCCGCGGCGTCCGGGATCTCCTCGGTGGCGACGGCCCCGACGGCGGTGTCCCGGTCGGCCTTGACCAGGTAGCGGAGCTTGTCGCAGGTCTCCTGGCCGGTCTGGAGGACGGCGGCCGGGTCCATGCCCTTCGGCACCCGGTCCGCCAGGTACTCCTTCTGCTTCTTCGTGAAGGTCCCGGTGGCCGGGGTGATCGCGTCGGACGGGGTCTTCGGACGAGCGGCGGGCCCCCGGGCCTCCGGCTTCCCGTCGGGCCCGGTGGGCTCGGCGGAGGGCGGGGTGGGGGTGCCGTCGGGCGTGCCGGGGACGGTGGGCCCGGAGGCCGCGGGGCGCCGGGCGCCCGCGGCCTC
Proteins encoded in this window:
- a CDS encoding lipopolysaccharide biosynthesis protein; its protein translation is MTPQHRTPDEQDEPALLRDQFRQLLRYRSLLATGVVIGLLGGGYLALGGEDTYTATGEVLVRSAISDPFAAGATADKGINIGSERQTAVSDTVGTLAAGTLLKAGDDVTAQKLLSGLQVTNPPNTLTLRFSYTATDPERARARAEALAGAYLTHRRARTEESIQNMSDGYRAQLRPLEEKRDLLEEQTGGTADDVTSARANIIVSISELSRKISELKALDTTPGYLNKKPVAPTSPTGPGLPLLLGLGGVVGLALGLLLSWVRLVFDPAVRSTRELVHSLGAPLLGTLPRERTASGGLLAIGRGSSRLAEEYRAVAFRLAYDPAFAESRRLLVTAPRGDNAAAAAAAANLAAAFAEMGRDVLLVEADLRTPALVRDLGRAAHEVRPPRWAAEEGDRTWPSGGRTNVDVPGSGAFALIPGTTADNVPRTLTSPSVGRIVAEADRPGNVVIVLAPPVLSYADAVALVDRVEGVMIVCDPREVHRSDLERIREIIGASGGSVLGALLHPGRGRLRRAERRAASTRRRRSRGGDDDGGAPSAGAGGPELTGDPTETLGLRAFTQPAAPR
- a CDS encoding glycosyltransferase, encoding MKILHIVTLHTPDHAFGGPTRVAFNLTKVQRANGDDARVMALADDFPDGELPGQVEGVPVHLFQARHVLPMFEVSGITSASLLRTAYRMMRGADLVHVHLMRDLVTLPAALLALASRTPLVVQTHGMIDPTEKRAAQLTDVLGVRKVLREADAVLHLTEMERVDVNAVAAPVPLTRTVRLVNGVRPQERKPARDPGRPPTVLYLARVQERKRPEDFIAAMPHVLARHPEARFVLAGPDTGALDGTLALARKLGVTGSLDHVGPLEHEEVLAAGREADVYVLPAIEEPFPVSVLEAMSVGTPVVITRTCGQAPDVAGAGAGRVIDSRVGEDAANARKVADAILELLEPEAAEQAGKAAWELVNEQFTIEAVTATLRQTYEGVVRRRRG
- a CDS encoding glycosyltransferase family 2 protein, which gives rise to MTSGTPKLPIAVAIPTKNEGLNIAEAVRSVLGHFEAVVVVDSHSTDDTVKIAEECGAEVVTYTWDGGHPRKKQWCLENVRTDLDWILLLDGDERLSPGLLAELRQTFRDPAAPKPAAYDIPLGYWFSGKRLRHGYTIRKRSLTDRTRCHYPEVGDLDAPGIGEVEGHYQPVAPSVGTFSHPIEHQDLDPVTAWFERHNRYSDWEAWLEHHPRVKEQVRQVKSRQGQLFHKAPFKPVVSFAYMYLYKRGFLDGRAGLDFALAMSFYRWQISLKSREKPMR